The Crocosphaera subtropica ATCC 51142 genome includes a window with the following:
- a CDS encoding VPS10 domain-containing protein, with protein MAHAHRPHDVIKQVEISPNYNQDKTIYIIVREQLLKSENGGKSWYRLFRGLDNNFDFSSLSVAPKNPKILYISAPGDGIYRSQDGGLSWRQINQGLDDKQIALLSISPHSPNVVLAASKNGSLYLTNDGGGNWISIMTDTQITAISFAEDEKKNIAVSDSSGKVYFSSNEGFTWTNIVTLNNNENIQSLAFSPTFNQEQIIWIGTEKKGIFKVEKLGQSITQVNKGLSDQKIRNIVPSPNYSQDSMVFLSTWDEGVFQSKDKGNTWKKISQGLTKDAQADEAQFSAPHFQDLKISQTFSQDKTLFLGGFDGLFTSTNGGKRWQEIPTLSTRVITSLAISPNYKNDSTVALGTYEKEAYITKDGGKNWKPIIRGFATPSYQGDSEPSIVIEYSRFYDLIFSPNYAQDQTLFATFLYKLFKSTNQGDYWQQIMISSKGRGILRDTYIVASPDFANDKTVYIVTKNGGFIYRSNDKGQTFSVISKLDHPTNAVIISPNFAEDKTLFVSGINKLYKTIDGGKTWQIIADNSSFDDMALLQLVVSPNYAQDQTIFLGTNQGILKTIDGGKKWEKLANINSIDNVSIEAMAISPDYQNDQTLIASVRGLGLIKTMDSGETFEEIGRDFNKRHFIGQMVMSGSSPLHFSPNYAQDKTIYGFGSSMANLYKSTDGGLNWEVISIPRKTDFIAEAITQLRITKILLNVYPALRFLVALIVALPVYPLLGIFKVEKKLPIGRAIFKTGITASFCLLIFVGLSII; from the coding sequence ATGGCTCATGCTCATCGCCCCCATGATGTCATTAAGCAGGTAGAAATATCCCCAAATTATAATCAAGATAAAACAATTTATATCATTGTTCGAGAACAGTTATTAAAATCAGAAAATGGAGGAAAGTCCTGGTATAGATTATTCCGAGGACTCGATAATAATTTTGATTTTTCTAGTCTTTCAGTTGCTCCGAAAAATCCAAAAATTCTTTATATTTCTGCACCAGGAGATGGTATTTATCGCTCTCAAGATGGTGGTTTGTCTTGGAGGCAAATCAATCAAGGATTAGATGATAAACAAATTGCTTTATTATCTATTTCTCCCCATTCGCCAAATGTTGTCTTAGCTGCAAGTAAAAACGGAAGTTTATATCTAACCAATGATGGCGGAGGTAACTGGATTTCTATCATGACAGATACCCAAATAACAGCTATCTCTTTTGCAGAGGATGAGAAAAAAAACATCGCCGTCAGTGATAGCTCAGGTAAAGTTTATTTTTCATCTAATGAAGGTTTTACATGGACTAATATTGTCACATTGAATAACAATGAAAACATACAATCCTTAGCTTTTTCTCCTACGTTTAATCAGGAGCAGATAATATGGATTGGAACCGAAAAAAAAGGAATTTTTAAAGTCGAAAAGTTAGGTCAATCAATTACTCAAGTCAATAAAGGATTATCAGATCAAAAAATTAGAAATATTGTTCCATCTCCTAATTATTCTCAAGATTCTATGGTTTTTCTCTCTACTTGGGATGAGGGAGTATTTCAATCGAAAGATAAAGGAAATACTTGGAAAAAAATAAGCCAAGGATTAACCAAAGATGCTCAAGCAGATGAGGCTCAGTTTTCAGCACCTCATTTTCAAGACTTGAAAATTTCTCAAACTTTTTCTCAAGATAAAACGCTTTTCTTAGGTGGATTTGATGGACTTTTTACCTCCACCAATGGAGGTAAACGTTGGCAAGAAATACCAACGTTATCGACTAGAGTGATCACAAGTTTAGCCATTTCCCCTAATTATAAAAACGACTCAACTGTCGCTCTAGGTACCTATGAAAAAGAAGCTTACATAACAAAGGATGGCGGAAAAAATTGGAAACCTATTATCAGAGGGTTTGCTACGCCAAGTTATCAAGGGGATTCTGAGCCTTCAATAGTAATAGAATATTCCCGTTTTTATGATCTCATTTTCTCACCTAACTATGCTCAAGATCAGACTTTATTTGCTACCTTTCTCTATAAGTTATTCAAATCAACCAATCAAGGTGATTATTGGCAACAAATTATGATTTCTAGTAAAGGTCGTGGTATTTTGAGGGACACTTATATCGTTGCTTCTCCTGACTTTGCTAATGATAAAACAGTATATATAGTCACGAAAAATGGAGGATTTATTTATCGCTCAAACGATAAAGGTCAAACTTTTTCAGTCATTTCTAAACTTGATCATCCAACTAATGCTGTTATTATTTCTCCCAATTTTGCTGAAGATAAAACTTTATTTGTTTCAGGAATTAATAAACTATATAAAACGATAGATGGGGGAAAAACTTGGCAAATTATTGCTGATAACTCTTCTTTCGATGATATGGCTTTGCTACAATTAGTCGTTTCACCTAACTATGCTCAAGATCAAACTATTTTTCTAGGAACCAATCAAGGAATTTTAAAAACCATAGATGGGGGAAAAAAGTGGGAAAAATTAGCTAATATTAATTCAATTGACAATGTGAGTATAGAGGCCATGGCCATTTCGCCAGACTATCAAAATGATCAAACCTTAATTGCTAGTGTTCGGGGATTAGGCTTAATAAAAACGATGGATTCAGGAGAAACTTTTGAGGAAATTGGAAGGGATTTTAATAAAAGGCATTTTATAGGTCAAATGGTCATGTCAGGCTCATCTCCTCTTCATTTTTCTCCTAATTATGCCCAAGACAAAACAATTTATGGTTTTGGTTCATCTATGGCTAATCTATATAAATCTACCGATGGCGGATTAAATTGGGAAGTCATATCGATTCCTCGAAAAACTGATTTCATTGCTGAAGCAATCACTCAGTTAAGAATTACTAAGATTTTACTGAATGTTTATCCAGCCTTAAGATTTTTAGTAGCATTAATTGTGGCTTTACCGGTCTATCCCCTGCTAGGAATTTTCAAGGTAGAAAAAAAATTGCCTATAGGTAGAGCTATCTTCAAAACTGGTATAACTGCGTCTTTCTGTTTACTCATTTTTGTTGGGCTTTCAATTATCTAA
- the glnA gene encoding type I glutamate--ammonia ligase: protein MAQTPQEVLKMIQDNNIKIIDLKFIDLPGIWQHCSFYYNQIDESSFVDGVPFDGSSIRGWKAINESDMCMVPDPKTAWIDPFYEEPTLSMICGIKEPRTGEWYDRDPRTIAGKAVEYLQSTGIGDTAFFGPEAEFFVFDDVRFDQTENKGYYYVDSIEGRWNTGREEEGGNLGYKPGYKQGYFPVAPTDTVQDMRTEMLLTMAECGVPIEKHHHEVATGGQNELGFRFATLIEAADYLMTYKYVIKNVAKKYGKTVTFMPKPLFNDNGSGMHTHQSIWKGGEPLFWGDGYANLSKLALNYIGGILKHAPALLAFTNPTTNSYKRLVPGFEAPVNLAYSQGNRSASVRIPLSGPNPKAKRLEFRCPDATCNPYLAFAAMLCAGIDGIKNEIDPGESLDVDIYDLSPEELSKIPSTPGSLEQALESLEKDHAFLIDGGVFTQDFIENWIEYKLDNEVNPMRLRPHPYEFALYYDV, encoded by the coding sequence ATGGCCCAAACGCCCCAAGAAGTCTTGAAAATGATTCAAGACAACAACATCAAAATTATTGACCTCAAATTCATTGATCTACCAGGGATTTGGCAGCATTGCTCTTTTTATTACAATCAAATTGATGAGAGTTCATTTGTCGATGGGGTTCCTTTCGACGGTTCGAGTATTCGGGGATGGAAAGCTATCAACGAATCTGATATGTGTATGGTTCCTGACCCGAAAACGGCTTGGATCGACCCTTTTTATGAAGAACCTACCTTAAGCATGATTTGTGGCATTAAAGAGCCTCGTACGGGGGAATGGTACGATCGTGACCCTCGTACTATTGCTGGTAAAGCAGTAGAGTATCTTCAAAGCACAGGGATTGGTGATACAGCCTTTTTCGGTCCTGAAGCAGAGTTTTTCGTGTTTGATGATGTTCGTTTTGATCAAACCGAGAACAAAGGCTACTATTACGTTGATAGCATAGAAGGTCGTTGGAATACCGGCAGAGAAGAAGAAGGCGGAAACTTAGGTTATAAGCCCGGTTATAAACAAGGGTATTTTCCTGTCGCTCCCACCGATACCGTTCAGGATATGCGGACAGAAATGCTGCTAACTATGGCTGAATGTGGGGTTCCCATTGAGAAGCATCACCATGAAGTAGCAACTGGGGGGCAAAATGAATTAGGGTTCCGCTTTGCCACCTTGATAGAAGCGGCCGATTATTTAATGACCTACAAATATGTCATTAAAAACGTGGCTAAGAAATATGGTAAAACCGTAACATTTATGCCCAAGCCCTTATTTAACGATAATGGTTCTGGGATGCACACCCACCAGTCCATTTGGAAGGGCGGAGAACCTTTATTCTGGGGTGACGGTTACGCCAACTTAAGTAAATTAGCCTTAAACTACATCGGTGGCATTTTAAAACACGCCCCTGCTTTATTAGCCTTTACTAACCCCACCACTAATTCTTACAAACGTCTCGTCCCTGGGTTTGAAGCTCCTGTAAACCTCGCTTATTCTCAAGGAAACCGCTCTGCTTCGGTGCGTATTCCCTTGTCTGGTCCTAACCCCAAGGCAAAACGCTTAGAGTTCCGTTGCCCTGATGCAACTTGTAACCCCTATTTAGCGTTTGCTGCCATGCTTTGTGCAGGGATCGATGGTATCAAGAATGAAATTGACCCAGGAGAATCTTTAGATGTAGATATCTACGATCTTTCTCCTGAAGAATTAAGCAAAATTCCTTCTACTCCTGGCTCTCTTGAACAGGCGTTAGAAAGCTTAGAAAAGGATCATGCTTTCTTAATTGATGGGGGTGTCTTTACACAAGACTTTATCGAGAATTGGATTGAATATAAACTCGATAATGAAGTTAATCCTATGCGTTTACGGCCTCATCCCTATGAGTTTGCTTTGTACTACGATGTCTAA
- a CDS encoding anchor protein gives MKKLIQSLSIGTIGLTVAMVIGGQPANALTFAFSQSGWKQDGERTTAEVVGTFSGEDRNGDDMIIFHPNPNINEVFAYEMNFFAGNSTFADFTHNLDNIDLNSFFLEYALGNSSAFIASIGNHSLGNSSNYDSQGVGDMGIISQNGQSITSNESVTVKEIPEPTSCIALMLFGLGGYCKRKRIISF, from the coding sequence ATGAAAAAACTAATACAGTCCTTGTCAATTGGGACAATAGGATTGACTGTTGCTATGGTAATAGGTGGGCAACCTGCCAATGCACTAACCTTTGCATTTTCTCAATCAGGATGGAAACAGGACGGAGAAAGAACCACAGCAGAAGTGGTCGGAACCTTTTCAGGAGAAGATAGAAATGGCGATGATATGATTATATTTCACCCTAATCCTAACATCAATGAAGTGTTTGCATATGAAATGAATTTTTTTGCAGGAAACTCGACTTTCGCTGATTTTACTCATAACTTGGATAATATAGATTTAAACTCATTTTTTCTTGAGTATGCCCTAGGAAATTCTTCTGCTTTTATTGCATCTATTGGCAATCATTCTCTCGGTAATAGTTCTAATTATGATAGTCAAGGGGTTGGGGATATGGGGATCATTAGTCAAAACGGTCAGTCTATTACAAGTAATGAGTCAGTTACTGTTAAAGAAATCCCTGAGCCTACATCTTGCATAGCATTAATGCTTTTTGGCTTAGGTGGGTATTGTAAAAGAAAAAGAATCATAAGTTTTTAA
- a CDS encoding PEP-CTERM sorting domain-containing protein (PEP-CTERM proteins occur, often in large numbers, in the proteomes of bacteria that also encode an exosortase, a predicted intramembrane cysteine proteinase. The presence of a PEP-CTERM domain at a protein's C-terminus predicts cleavage within the sorting domain, followed by covalent anchoring to some some component of the (usually Gram-negative) cell surface. Many PEP-CTERM proteins exhibit an unusual sequence composition that includes large numbers of potential glycosylation sites. Expression of one such protein has been shown restore the ability of a bacterium to form floc, a type of biofilm.), with protein MKKLIQSLSIGTTGLTIAIAIGSRPANALTFEFSQSGWQGGGEVTGTFTGEDKNGDNKIVYDFSDPDSNEVFEYEMSFFAGNSTFTDFTHNLNDLFILEYMAGNPDMLTISSTDFTSSYDSENVDINLGVISQDNDSIFTDESVSVTVREVPEPTSWIGLMLFSFGVYFKRKITANFFH; from the coding sequence ATGAAAAAATTAATACAGTCCTTGTCAATTGGGACAACAGGATTGACCATTGCTATTGCCATAGGAAGTAGACCCGCCAATGCTTTAACCTTTGAATTCTCTCAATCAGGATGGCAAGGTGGTGGAGAAGTCACGGGAACATTCACAGGAGAAGACAAAAATGGAGACAATAAAATTGTCTATGACTTCTCTGATCCCGATAGCAATGAAGTTTTTGAGTATGAAATGAGTTTTTTTGCAGGAAACTCAACTTTCACTGATTTTACGCACAACTTAAATGATTTATTTATACTGGAATATATGGCAGGAAATCCTGATATGCTAACGATCTCCTCCACTGATTTTACTTCGAGTTATGATAGTGAAAATGTGGATATTAATCTGGGAGTCATTAGTCAGGATAATGACTCCATTTTTACCGATGAGTCAGTTAGTGTTACTGTTAGAGAAGTTCCTGAACCGACATCGTGGATAGGATTGATGCTTTTTAGTTTTGGTGTATATTTTAAGAGAAAAATAACGGCAAATTTTTTCCATTAA
- a CDS encoding DEAD/DEAH box helicase: MTISFENLGLSEARINQLQTLGFESPTEIQEKAIPLLLEGHDVLGQSQTGTGKTAAYSLPILEQIDTRNSNVQALILTPTRELAQQVAEALKDFSTERRLYILTVYGGQSIERQIRSLERGVQIVVGTPGRVIDLLERKKLVLDSLRWAVLDEADEMLSMGFIDDVKTILRKTPDARNTACFSATMPREIRDLVNQFLKSPVTVSVERTQAAPTRIDQHLYMVPRGWSKRKALQPILEIEDPESAIIFVRTKQTASDLTSKLQEIGHSVDEYHGNLSQSQRERLVHRFREGKIKLVVATDIAARGLDVENLSHVINYDLPDNSETYIHRIGRTGRAGKTGTAISLVEPIDRRMVRQIEKRLRQKLETCKLPSRSQVEAKRLEKLQNEIKESLAGERMASFLPLVRELSDEYDPQAIAAAALQMIYDQDCPDWMKTDWEVPESTVPKPVIKRKGKYNSNHSKHNGNSNRGNRKIVTHQQSR, encoded by the coding sequence ATGACCATTTCTTTCGAGAACCTAGGACTATCCGAAGCCCGCATTAACCAGTTACAAACCCTCGGATTTGAAAGTCCTACCGAGATTCAGGAAAAAGCAATCCCTTTACTATTAGAAGGGCATGATGTCCTAGGACAATCTCAAACAGGAACAGGAAAAACCGCAGCCTATTCCTTACCAATACTTGAACAAATTGACACTAGAAATTCCAACGTTCAAGCGTTAATTTTAACCCCAACTCGTGAACTTGCTCAACAAGTTGCTGAAGCCTTAAAAGACTTTTCAACAGAACGTCGCCTTTACATCTTAACGGTTTATGGCGGTCAATCTATCGAACGACAAATCCGTAGTTTAGAACGGGGAGTACAAATTGTTGTCGGAACCCCAGGACGAGTTATCGACTTATTAGAAAGAAAAAAATTAGTCTTAGACTCTTTACGCTGGGCTGTTCTTGATGAAGCCGACGAAATGTTAAGTATGGGTTTCATTGATGATGTCAAAACCATTCTGAGAAAAACCCCCGACGCTCGTAATACCGCTTGTTTCTCAGCGACGATGCCTAGGGAAATAAGAGACTTAGTTAATCAGTTCCTCAAGTCTCCCGTTACCGTCTCGGTTGAACGCACTCAAGCTGCTCCGACACGAATTGATCAGCATCTCTATATGGTGCCGAGAGGATGGTCAAAACGCAAAGCCCTCCAACCTATCCTAGAAATCGAAGATCCTGAGTCGGCTATTATCTTTGTTCGTACCAAACAAACCGCCTCAGACTTGACCAGTAAACTTCAAGAAATTGGTCATAGTGTGGATGAATATCATGGGAACCTTTCTCAGTCCCAACGAGAAAGATTAGTCCATCGCTTCCGAGAGGGGAAAATTAAATTAGTAGTAGCCACTGATATCGCTGCACGAGGATTAGACGTGGAAAATTTAAGCCACGTTATTAATTACGACCTACCCGATAATAGTGAAACCTATATTCATCGTATTGGTCGTACTGGAAGAGCAGGGAAAACAGGAACTGCTATTTCTTTAGTAGAACCTATTGATCGCCGTATGGTACGACAAATTGAAAAGAGACTGCGACAAAAGCTAGAAACTTGTAAGCTACCTAGTCGTTCTCAGGTTGAGGCGAAACGCCTAGAAAAACTGCAAAATGAAATTAAAGAATCTTTAGCAGGAGAGCGAATGGCCTCGTTTTTACCCTTAGTACGGGAATTAAGTGACGAATATGATCCCCAAGCGATCGCGGCTGCTGCTTTACAAATGATCTATGATCAAGACTGTCCCGACTGGATGAAAACAGATTGGGAAGTACCAGAATCGACTGTACCTAAGCCCGTCATTAAACGCAAAGGTAAGTATAACTCTAATCATTCTAAACACAATGGCAACTCTAACCGAGGTAATCGCAAGATTGTCACCCATCAGCAAAGTCGTTAG